The Verrucomicrobiota bacterium genome includes a window with the following:
- a CDS encoding energy transducer TonB: MSDTKKGLFPFKSVPEIYLSLSISLSMHLVLMVFILGFQPELSNQKNSHTPYNLLLEPEYEELCSFEAHQHIELLEDGFLSIDSSTQYDSLPYSPAKLYEQLSNFLQLDFGLLHIDSLIVAEGPEMDYVSFPIESSEVETFAVWSDTNVFSHRSPPYPVGARQLGLQGLVLMLIYINEEGKITAYEIVKSSGHFQLDQAALRYVNEQKAVAVAQIPQNSQPWQILYPIIYRID, encoded by the coding sequence ATGTCGGATACGAAAAAAGGACTCTTCCCTTTTAAGTCAGTACCAGAGATCTATCTGAGTTTGAGTATATCCTTAAGTATGCATCTTGTCCTTATGGTTTTCATCCTTGGATTTCAACCTGAGCTCAGCAACCAAAAAAACTCTCATACCCCATACAACCTTCTTCTTGAACCCGAATATGAAGAGCTATGCTCCTTCGAAGCACATCAGCATATTGAGCTTTTAGAAGATGGCTTTCTCTCTATTGATTCATCAACTCAATATGATAGCTTGCCGTATTCTCCGGCTAAACTTTATGAACAGCTAAGCAACTTTCTGCAGCTTGACTTTGGTCTATTACACATCGATTCTCTCATCGTTGCTGAAGGTCCTGAGATGGATTATGTATCCTTCCCTATAGAATCAAGTGAAGTTGAAACCTTTGCCGTTTGGAGCGATACAAATGTATTTAGCCATAGATCTCCTCCCTATCCAGTTGGGGCTAGGCAGTTAGGTCTTCAAGGACTTGTGCTCATGCTTATTTATATTAATGAAGAGGGAAAAATTACAGCCTATGAAATTGTCAAAAGCTCCGGCCACTTTCAATTAGATCAAGCAGCATTGCGTTACGTAAATGAACAAAAAGCAGTAGCTGTCGCTCAAATCCCTCAAAATAGCCAACCTTGGCAAATCTTATACCCCATTATCTATCGCATAGATTAG
- a CDS encoding EVE domain-containing protein, giving the protein MPDKVSYWLVKQEPESYPFSQLLKDKKTMWEGVRNYQARNNLRAMNKGDQVLFYHSVKEKQVVGLCQVIKEAYPDPTAPDQDWSVVEIKPIRALKRPVSLAEIKATPMLKDIALIKQSRLSVMPIKKREFDKILVLSEK; this is encoded by the coding sequence ATGCCTGACAAAGTTTCTTACTGGTTGGTGAAGCAAGAACCGGAATCCTATCCTTTCTCTCAATTACTCAAGGATAAAAAAACCATGTGGGAGGGCGTTCGCAACTATCAAGCTCGTAACAACTTACGAGCTATGAACAAAGGTGACCAAGTGCTTTTTTACCACAGTGTGAAAGAGAAACAAGTGGTTGGTCTATGCCAAGTGATCAAGGAAGCATATCCAGACCCTACTGCTCCAGATCAAGACTGGTCTGTTGTTGAAATCAAACCTATTCGCGCACTCAAGCGTCCTGTCAGTTTGGCTGAGATCAAAGCAACTCCTATGCTTAAAGACATCGCTCTTATCAAGCAATCCCGCCTCTCTGTCATGCCGATCAAAAAAAGGGAATTCGACAAAATTCTAGTTCTTTCTGAAAAATAA